One segment of Meriones unguiculatus strain TT.TT164.6M chromosome X, Bangor_MerUng_6.1, whole genome shotgun sequence DNA contains the following:
- the LOC110542862 gene encoding LOW QUALITY PROTEIN: melanoma antigen preferentially expressed in tumors-like (The sequence of the model RefSeq protein was modified relative to this genomic sequence to represent the inferred CDS: inserted 1 base in 1 codon; substituted 1 base at 1 genomic stop codon), with translation MDAAVPNKLLDLAVQSLLSNESAAIQALEDIPRELFVPLFIAAFKGGHKSILSAMVKVWPFYCLHIGSLSIQESHHELLKAMIENLPVCPAQNSAPRRPKLRILDLTQVTYSRNTCPEFSTKSPLCFHFCAYSDHSITKIEGHLRLGNSGIETQSLRPVELLVELFLDGSLVQKQFLDLLMGKVEESSGSLHVCCRDLQVDKLCNYKCSLKFLDLKCVDQFSVVKGLLSDINSILSXMAHLQXLSLFKVSFRSLRKKVFKNFLSHLHQMENLKELNLVSLYLKNRLDKVLRFIPPGLDFLYLPFCNLSSRDYQFLSLSPQATHLRFLNLSNNTMHWNDLEPICTLLVNLCGTLQILELNNCFISDSARMHKRGMRDEWETHKE, from the exons CCAAGAGAGCTTTTTGTTCCACTGTTTATTGCTGCCTTCAAGGGTGGGCATAAGAGTATATTGAGTGCAATGGTTAAAGTTTGGCCCTTTTACTGTCTCCATATTGGCTCACTAAGTATTCAGGAGTCTCACCATGAACTCCTGAAAGCCATGATTGAGAATCTTCCAGTTTGTCCTGCACAGAACTCTGCTCCTAG GAGACCTAAATTGAGGATCCTAGATTTGACACAAGTCACCTACTCTAGGAACACATGTCCTGAATTCAGCACCAAATCacctttatgttttcatttttgtgcttATTCTGACCACTCTATCACTAAAATAGAAGGACATCTTCGTTTAGGAAATTCAGGGATTGAGACTCAGTCACTGAGGCCTGTGGAATTACTAGTTGAACTTTTCCTTGATGGTTCATTAGTGCAAAAGCAATTTTTGGATTTGCTTATGGGTAAAGTTGAGGAGAGTTCAGGGTCTTTGCATGTGTGCTGTCGAGATCTGCAAGTTGATAAATTGTGTAACTACAAATGTTCCCTGAAATTTCTTGATCTCAAGTGTGTTGATCAGTTTTCTGTTGTTAAGGGATTGCTGAGTGATATCAACAGTATCCTGTCTTAGATGGCCCACCTAC ACCTTAGTCTGTTTAAAGTCTCTTTTCGATCTCTGAGaaagaaagtttttaaaaatttcctcaGTCACTTGCATCAAATGGAAAACCTCAAGGAACTCAACTTGGTTTCATTGTACCTTAAAAATCGCCTGGACAAAGTGCTCAG ATTCATACCACCTGGTTTGGATTTCTTGTATCTGCCATTCTGTAATCTCTCCTCCAGAGACTACCAATTTCTGTCTCTGAGTCCTCAGGCCACCCATCTAAGGTTCTTGAATCTTAGTAACAACACAATGCATTGGAATGATTTGGAGCCCATTTGTACTCTTCTGGTAAATCTCTGTGGTACTCTTCAGATTCTAGAGCTAAATAATTGCTTCATAAGTGATTCTGCAAGGATGCATAAGAGGGGAATGCGAGATGAGTGGGAAACTCACAAGGAATGA